The Chanodichthys erythropterus isolate Z2021 chromosome 14, ASM2448905v1, whole genome shotgun sequence genome window below encodes:
- the ofd1 gene encoding centriole and centriolar satellite protein ofd1 isoform X1 encodes MSVRKEESLSPDEMRHKLHQTFKSRGVLDTLKTQLRNQLIQELQQPARRGEAVPRRAAAHAHSVLVTACNSVIIDHLRSVGYEYTLSVFYPECGMSKDKVLSTRDLLQIMKISPHMPLYKALVSDIQEGQTGFLMSLFTELTDRHVHRERCDTSTQTSSISAQKESLGKPSLSSVYRVRNEPNKMCTSSLFEVEKMQLIDEEYEVLRHRGDRWASVEAKLAEYRKEIQEQAEVELKAKLQHFMDVEITRVKREEKESSRREILELRRDLERTYELKSEALMSREKNAIERLQRQQEIEEKEMYAERQAVLKEMECVRSREMELKQRTEAFHTTCKLQEEKLKTLEDLLRRREVSVKSMEDSFQQKLKSELLKYQLELKEDYSKRTDTLAETEKRIEAETVRLQKESAVIDAKAEEHERLLSDVKRLQTELESVRSQASLLAQQNELLRQRLENMNDYSALKKDTQELQTHIRLLKHQLEEKRQENQRLRQELSGPSEELLTLQAELRRLETTRRLDQQESEAQKTVLQTQLQHEVQQCALVKAQLLECEERTAWMSAHTEELKLQLQHTQQALENEILRNPKPSLVERSVLSSHPDRLLPPDVYVDAALLRKPRAACDGDLSEAGPALRGPRRPRSRAEAPEHDSGLVSGALARIRELEQEAERLEEAYRSHQQRAVHAMSAEDLPLPRTTSGYRVTFASVGRPVEKGPLEGLSRTPSPRERNPLRLLSPPARRLSSTPLSESKHRAHAHQDLHSFTQERPRTTSDPDRAALMFVERQISPIPAGEMISSRDFTHISPPSSPRMKSTTRHSRSPPKLQEVISSSSQESSPQPEKITLHDLTDPIQLVSTDQECILERLQDSEHHQEQQDEQPSSSSSSDAAVKKDAREDEEKSWEEERKRREERRQREREEAQEREERELERLQREMEDQNEKRDSTEGHVTLTTSAIGGGTDEEGSGGADVANPLQKYMMMLMQDKPKEQSPNKEASENQSQEEILLSGNNDHSVGVTSHEEPDDDFW; translated from the exons GTGTTGTCCACCAGAGACCTTCTGCAGATCATGAAGATCAGCCCTCACATGCCCTTATACAAAGCTCTG GTGTCAGATATACAGGAAGGACAGACAG GTTTCCTGATGAGCCTCTTCACGGAGCTCACAGACCGTCACGTTCACAGAGAGCGCTGTGACACGTCTACACAAACCTCCTCTATCTCAGCGCAGAAGGAGTCTCTCGGTAAGCCTTCGCTTTCGTCCGTCTATCGTGTCAGAAATGAGCCTAATAAAATGTGCACTTCATCTTTGTTTGAAGTTGAGAAGATGCAGCTGATTGACGAGGAGTATGAAGTGCTTCGGCACAGAGGAGACCGCTGGGCGTCGGTGGAGGCGAAGCTTGCGGAGTACAGGAAGGAGATCCAGGAGCAGGCGGAGGTGGAGCTGAAGGCGAAG CTGCAGCACTTCATGGATGTGGAGATCACGAGGGTGAAGAGGGAGGAGAAAGAGTCCTCGCGGAGAGAGATCCTGGAGCTGAGACGAGACCTGGAAAGAACGTACGAGCTGAAGTCAGAGGCTCTGATGAGCCGAGAGAAAAACGCCATCGAGAGATTACAGAGACAACAGGAG ATCGAGGAGAAAGAAATGTATGCTGAGAGACAAGCCGTGCTGAAGGAGATGGAGTGTGTGCGGAGCAGAGAGATGGAGCTGAAGCAGAGGACGGAGGCCTTCCACAC aacCTGTAAGCTGCAGGAGGAGAAGCTGAAGACTCTGGAGGATCttctgaggaggagagaagtGTCTGTGAAGAGCATGGAGGACTCGTTCCAGCAGAAACTGAAGAGCGAGTTACTGAA ATATCAGCTGGAGCTGAAGGAGGATTACTCGAAGAGAACGGATACACTGGCAGAAACTGAGAAGAGGATTGAAG CAGAAACGGTTCGTCTGCAGAAGGAATCTGCGGTCATTGATGCAAAAGCAGAAGAGCATGAGAGACTTTTATCAGACGTCAAACGTCTGCAG ACGGAGCTGGAGTCGGTCCGATCGCAGGCGTCTCTTCTGGCCCAACAGAACGAGCTGCTCCGACAGAGGCTGGAGAACATGAACGATTATTCAGCGCTGAAGAAAGACACACAAGAGCTGCAGACACACATCAGACTGCTGAAACACCAGCTGGAGGAGAAACGCCAGGAGAACCAGCGACTCAGACAAG AGCTCAGCGGCCCGTCTGAAGAGCTGCTGACGCTGCAGGCCGAGCTCCGGAGACTGGAGACCACGCGCAGACTGGACCAGCAGGAGTCTGAGGCGCAGAAAACCGTCCTGCAGACGCAGCTCCAGCACGAG GTGCAGCAGTGTGCTCTGGTGAAGGCTCAGCTGCTGGAGTGTGAGGAACGCACCGCATGGATGAGCGCTCACACCGAGGAGCTCAAGCTCCAGCTCCAGCACACACAACAAG CTCTGGAGAACGAGATCCTCCGAAATCCCAAGCCTTCCCTGGTAGAGCGATCTGTTCTGAGTTCACACCCTGACAGGCTGCTTCCTCCTGATGTGTACGTAGACGCCGCTCTGCTCAGAAAGCCCAGAGCCGCTTGTGACGGTGATTTATCTGAAGCAGGGCCGGCCCTCAGGGGCCCGCGACGCCCACGGTCCCGCGCCGAGGCCCCCGAGCACGACTCCGGTCTGGTGAGCGGCGCTCTGGCCAGGATTCGAGAGCTGGAGCAGGAAGCCGAGCGGCTGGAGGAAGCCTATAGGAGCCATCAGCAGAGAGCCGTTCACGCCATGTCCGCTGAAGATCTGCCGCTTCCCAGAACCACCTCCGGCTACAGAGTGACCTTCGCTTCAGTGGGGCGTCCTGTCGAGAAAGGGCCGCTGGAGGGCCTCAGCAGAACACCTTCTCCAAGAGAGAGGAACCCGCTGAGACTCCTCTCTCCTCCAGCCAGACGTCTGTCCTCCACACCGCTGTCCGAGAGCAAACACAGAGCCCACGCCCATCAGGACCTGCACTCTTTCACTCAAG AGCGGCCGAGGACGACCTCTGACCCTGATAGAGCGGCGCTGATGTTTGTGGAGAGGCAGATCTCCCCGATCCCTGCAGGAGAAATGATCTCATCCAGAGACTTCACACACATCAGTCCTCCCAGCAGTCCCAGGATGAAGAGCACCACACGCCACAGCCGCAG TCCACCCAAACTGCAGGAAGTCATATCCAGTTCATCCCAAGAGTCGTCTCCTCAGCCGGAGAAGATCACGCTCCACGATCTCACCGACCCCATACAAC ttgTGTCCACAGATCAGGAGTGTATCCTAGAGAGACTCCAGGACTCGGAGCACCATCAGGAGCAGCAGG ATGAACAGCCatcgtcatcatcatcctcaGACGCAGCCGTAAAGAAAGACGCGCGTGAGGATGAGGAGAAGAGCTGGGAggaggagaggaagaggagagaggagaggaggcagagagagagggaggaggcGCAGGAGAGGGAGGAGCGAGAGCTGGAGAGACTCCAGAGGGAGATG GAGGATCAAAATGAGAAGAGGGACAGTACTGAAGGTCATGTGACATTAACAACCTCAGCGATTGGAGGAGGAACAGATGAGGAAGGTTCGGGAGGAGCCGATGTGGCCAATCCGCTTCAGAAGTACATGATGATGCTCATGCAGGACAAACCGAAGGAGCAG AGCCCAAATAAAGAAGCATCAGAGAACCAGAGTCAAGAGGAGATCCTCCTGTCCGGCAACAATGACCACAG TGTTGGCGTGACGTCACATGAAGAACCGGACGATGACTTTTGGTGA
- the ofd1 gene encoding centriole and centriolar satellite protein ofd1 isoform X3 produces MSVRKEESLSPDEMRHKLHQTFKSRGVLDTLKTQLRNQLIQELQQPARRGEAVPRRAAAHAHSVLVTACNSVIIDHLRSVGYEYTLSVFYPECGMSKDKVLSTRDLLQIMKISPHMPLYKALVSDIQEGQTGFLMSLFTELTDRHVHRERCDTSTQTSSISAQKESLGKPSLSSVYRVRNEPNKMCTSSLFEVEKMQLIDEEYEVLRHRGDRWASVEAKLAEYRKEIQEQAEVELKAKLQHFMDVEITRVKREEKESSRREILELRRDLERTYELKSEALMSREKNAIERLQRQQEIEEKEMYAERQAVLKEMECVRSREMELKQRTEAFHTTCKLQEEKLKTLEDLLRRREVSVKSMEDSFQQKLKSELLKYQLELKEDYSKRTDTLAETEKRIEAETVRLQKESAVIDAKAEEHERLLSDVKRLQTELESVRSQASLLAQQNELLRQRLENMNDYSALKKDTQELQTHIRLLKHQLEEKRQENQRLRQELSGPSEELLTLQAELRRLETTRRLDQQESEAQKTVLQTQLQHEVQQCALVKAQLLECEERTAWMSAHTEELKLQLQHTQQDAALLRKPRAACDGDLSEAGPALRGPRRPRSRAEAPEHDSGLVSGALARIRELEQEAERLEEAYRSHQQRAVHAMSAEDLPLPRTTSGYRVTFASVGRPVEKGPLEGLSRTPSPRERNPLRLLSPPARRLSSTPLSESKHRAHAHQDLHSFTQERPRTTSDPDRAALMFVERQISPIPAGEMISSRDFTHISPPSSPRMKSTTRHSRSPPKLQEVISSSSQESSPQPEKITLHDLTDPIQLVSTDQECILERLQDSEHHQEQQDEQPSSSSSSDAAVKKDAREDEEKSWEEERKRREERRQREREEAQEREERELERLQREMEDQNEKRDSTEGHVTLTTSAIGGGTDEEGSGGADVANPLQKYMMMLMQDKPKEQSPNKEASENQSQEEILLSGNNDHSVGVTSHEEPDDDFW; encoded by the exons GTGTTGTCCACCAGAGACCTTCTGCAGATCATGAAGATCAGCCCTCACATGCCCTTATACAAAGCTCTG GTGTCAGATATACAGGAAGGACAGACAG GTTTCCTGATGAGCCTCTTCACGGAGCTCACAGACCGTCACGTTCACAGAGAGCGCTGTGACACGTCTACACAAACCTCCTCTATCTCAGCGCAGAAGGAGTCTCTCGGTAAGCCTTCGCTTTCGTCCGTCTATCGTGTCAGAAATGAGCCTAATAAAATGTGCACTTCATCTTTGTTTGAAGTTGAGAAGATGCAGCTGATTGACGAGGAGTATGAAGTGCTTCGGCACAGAGGAGACCGCTGGGCGTCGGTGGAGGCGAAGCTTGCGGAGTACAGGAAGGAGATCCAGGAGCAGGCGGAGGTGGAGCTGAAGGCGAAG CTGCAGCACTTCATGGATGTGGAGATCACGAGGGTGAAGAGGGAGGAGAAAGAGTCCTCGCGGAGAGAGATCCTGGAGCTGAGACGAGACCTGGAAAGAACGTACGAGCTGAAGTCAGAGGCTCTGATGAGCCGAGAGAAAAACGCCATCGAGAGATTACAGAGACAACAGGAG ATCGAGGAGAAAGAAATGTATGCTGAGAGACAAGCCGTGCTGAAGGAGATGGAGTGTGTGCGGAGCAGAGAGATGGAGCTGAAGCAGAGGACGGAGGCCTTCCACAC aacCTGTAAGCTGCAGGAGGAGAAGCTGAAGACTCTGGAGGATCttctgaggaggagagaagtGTCTGTGAAGAGCATGGAGGACTCGTTCCAGCAGAAACTGAAGAGCGAGTTACTGAA ATATCAGCTGGAGCTGAAGGAGGATTACTCGAAGAGAACGGATACACTGGCAGAAACTGAGAAGAGGATTGAAG CAGAAACGGTTCGTCTGCAGAAGGAATCTGCGGTCATTGATGCAAAAGCAGAAGAGCATGAGAGACTTTTATCAGACGTCAAACGTCTGCAG ACGGAGCTGGAGTCGGTCCGATCGCAGGCGTCTCTTCTGGCCCAACAGAACGAGCTGCTCCGACAGAGGCTGGAGAACATGAACGATTATTCAGCGCTGAAGAAAGACACACAAGAGCTGCAGACACACATCAGACTGCTGAAACACCAGCTGGAGGAGAAACGCCAGGAGAACCAGCGACTCAGACAAG AGCTCAGCGGCCCGTCTGAAGAGCTGCTGACGCTGCAGGCCGAGCTCCGGAGACTGGAGACCACGCGCAGACTGGACCAGCAGGAGTCTGAGGCGCAGAAAACCGTCCTGCAGACGCAGCTCCAGCACGAG GTGCAGCAGTGTGCTCTGGTGAAGGCTCAGCTGCTGGAGTGTGAGGAACGCACCGCATGGATGAGCGCTCACACCGAGGAGCTCAAGCTCCAGCTCCAGCACACACAACAAG ACGCCGCTCTGCTCAGAAAGCCCAGAGCCGCTTGTGACGGTGATTTATCTGAAGCAGGGCCGGCCCTCAGGGGCCCGCGACGCCCACGGTCCCGCGCCGAGGCCCCCGAGCACGACTCCGGTCTGGTGAGCGGCGCTCTGGCCAGGATTCGAGAGCTGGAGCAGGAAGCCGAGCGGCTGGAGGAAGCCTATAGGAGCCATCAGCAGAGAGCCGTTCACGCCATGTCCGCTGAAGATCTGCCGCTTCCCAGAACCACCTCCGGCTACAGAGTGACCTTCGCTTCAGTGGGGCGTCCTGTCGAGAAAGGGCCGCTGGAGGGCCTCAGCAGAACACCTTCTCCAAGAGAGAGGAACCCGCTGAGACTCCTCTCTCCTCCAGCCAGACGTCTGTCCTCCACACCGCTGTCCGAGAGCAAACACAGAGCCCACGCCCATCAGGACCTGCACTCTTTCACTCAAG AGCGGCCGAGGACGACCTCTGACCCTGATAGAGCGGCGCTGATGTTTGTGGAGAGGCAGATCTCCCCGATCCCTGCAGGAGAAATGATCTCATCCAGAGACTTCACACACATCAGTCCTCCCAGCAGTCCCAGGATGAAGAGCACCACACGCCACAGCCGCAG TCCACCCAAACTGCAGGAAGTCATATCCAGTTCATCCCAAGAGTCGTCTCCTCAGCCGGAGAAGATCACGCTCCACGATCTCACCGACCCCATACAAC ttgTGTCCACAGATCAGGAGTGTATCCTAGAGAGACTCCAGGACTCGGAGCACCATCAGGAGCAGCAGG ATGAACAGCCatcgtcatcatcatcctcaGACGCAGCCGTAAAGAAAGACGCGCGTGAGGATGAGGAGAAGAGCTGGGAggaggagaggaagaggagagaggagaggaggcagagagagagggaggaggcGCAGGAGAGGGAGGAGCGAGAGCTGGAGAGACTCCAGAGGGAGATG GAGGATCAAAATGAGAAGAGGGACAGTACTGAAGGTCATGTGACATTAACAACCTCAGCGATTGGAGGAGGAACAGATGAGGAAGGTTCGGGAGGAGCCGATGTGGCCAATCCGCTTCAGAAGTACATGATGATGCTCATGCAGGACAAACCGAAGGAGCAG AGCCCAAATAAAGAAGCATCAGAGAACCAGAGTCAAGAGGAGATCCTCCTGTCCGGCAACAATGACCACAG TGTTGGCGTGACGTCACATGAAGAACCGGACGATGACTTTTGGTGA
- the ofd1 gene encoding centriole and centriolar satellite protein ofd1 isoform X2: MSVRKEESLSPDEMRHKLHQTFKSRGVLDTLKTQLRNQLIQELQQPARRGEAVPRRAAAHAHSVLVTACNSVIIDHLRSVGYEYTLSVFYPECGMSKDKVLSTRDLLQIMKISPHMPLYKALVSDIQEGQTGFLMSLFTELTDRHVHRERCDTSTQTSSISAQKESLVEKMQLIDEEYEVLRHRGDRWASVEAKLAEYRKEIQEQAEVELKAKLQHFMDVEITRVKREEKESSRREILELRRDLERTYELKSEALMSREKNAIERLQRQQEIEEKEMYAERQAVLKEMECVRSREMELKQRTEAFHTTCKLQEEKLKTLEDLLRRREVSVKSMEDSFQQKLKSELLKYQLELKEDYSKRTDTLAETEKRIEAETVRLQKESAVIDAKAEEHERLLSDVKRLQTELESVRSQASLLAQQNELLRQRLENMNDYSALKKDTQELQTHIRLLKHQLEEKRQENQRLRQELSGPSEELLTLQAELRRLETTRRLDQQESEAQKTVLQTQLQHEVQQCALVKAQLLECEERTAWMSAHTEELKLQLQHTQQALENEILRNPKPSLVERSVLSSHPDRLLPPDVYVDAALLRKPRAACDGDLSEAGPALRGPRRPRSRAEAPEHDSGLVSGALARIRELEQEAERLEEAYRSHQQRAVHAMSAEDLPLPRTTSGYRVTFASVGRPVEKGPLEGLSRTPSPRERNPLRLLSPPARRLSSTPLSESKHRAHAHQDLHSFTQERPRTTSDPDRAALMFVERQISPIPAGEMISSRDFTHISPPSSPRMKSTTRHSRSPPKLQEVISSSSQESSPQPEKITLHDLTDPIQLVSTDQECILERLQDSEHHQEQQDEQPSSSSSSDAAVKKDAREDEEKSWEEERKRREERRQREREEAQEREERELERLQREMEDQNEKRDSTEGHVTLTTSAIGGGTDEEGSGGADVANPLQKYMMMLMQDKPKEQSPNKEASENQSQEEILLSGNNDHSVGVTSHEEPDDDFW, from the exons GTGTTGTCCACCAGAGACCTTCTGCAGATCATGAAGATCAGCCCTCACATGCCCTTATACAAAGCTCTG GTGTCAGATATACAGGAAGGACAGACAG GTTTCCTGATGAGCCTCTTCACGGAGCTCACAGACCGTCACGTTCACAGAGAGCGCTGTGACACGTCTACACAAACCTCCTCTATCTCAGCGCAGAAGGAGTCTCTCG TTGAGAAGATGCAGCTGATTGACGAGGAGTATGAAGTGCTTCGGCACAGAGGAGACCGCTGGGCGTCGGTGGAGGCGAAGCTTGCGGAGTACAGGAAGGAGATCCAGGAGCAGGCGGAGGTGGAGCTGAAGGCGAAG CTGCAGCACTTCATGGATGTGGAGATCACGAGGGTGAAGAGGGAGGAGAAAGAGTCCTCGCGGAGAGAGATCCTGGAGCTGAGACGAGACCTGGAAAGAACGTACGAGCTGAAGTCAGAGGCTCTGATGAGCCGAGAGAAAAACGCCATCGAGAGATTACAGAGACAACAGGAG ATCGAGGAGAAAGAAATGTATGCTGAGAGACAAGCCGTGCTGAAGGAGATGGAGTGTGTGCGGAGCAGAGAGATGGAGCTGAAGCAGAGGACGGAGGCCTTCCACAC aacCTGTAAGCTGCAGGAGGAGAAGCTGAAGACTCTGGAGGATCttctgaggaggagagaagtGTCTGTGAAGAGCATGGAGGACTCGTTCCAGCAGAAACTGAAGAGCGAGTTACTGAA ATATCAGCTGGAGCTGAAGGAGGATTACTCGAAGAGAACGGATACACTGGCAGAAACTGAGAAGAGGATTGAAG CAGAAACGGTTCGTCTGCAGAAGGAATCTGCGGTCATTGATGCAAAAGCAGAAGAGCATGAGAGACTTTTATCAGACGTCAAACGTCTGCAG ACGGAGCTGGAGTCGGTCCGATCGCAGGCGTCTCTTCTGGCCCAACAGAACGAGCTGCTCCGACAGAGGCTGGAGAACATGAACGATTATTCAGCGCTGAAGAAAGACACACAAGAGCTGCAGACACACATCAGACTGCTGAAACACCAGCTGGAGGAGAAACGCCAGGAGAACCAGCGACTCAGACAAG AGCTCAGCGGCCCGTCTGAAGAGCTGCTGACGCTGCAGGCCGAGCTCCGGAGACTGGAGACCACGCGCAGACTGGACCAGCAGGAGTCTGAGGCGCAGAAAACCGTCCTGCAGACGCAGCTCCAGCACGAG GTGCAGCAGTGTGCTCTGGTGAAGGCTCAGCTGCTGGAGTGTGAGGAACGCACCGCATGGATGAGCGCTCACACCGAGGAGCTCAAGCTCCAGCTCCAGCACACACAACAAG CTCTGGAGAACGAGATCCTCCGAAATCCCAAGCCTTCCCTGGTAGAGCGATCTGTTCTGAGTTCACACCCTGACAGGCTGCTTCCTCCTGATGTGTACGTAGACGCCGCTCTGCTCAGAAAGCCCAGAGCCGCTTGTGACGGTGATTTATCTGAAGCAGGGCCGGCCCTCAGGGGCCCGCGACGCCCACGGTCCCGCGCCGAGGCCCCCGAGCACGACTCCGGTCTGGTGAGCGGCGCTCTGGCCAGGATTCGAGAGCTGGAGCAGGAAGCCGAGCGGCTGGAGGAAGCCTATAGGAGCCATCAGCAGAGAGCCGTTCACGCCATGTCCGCTGAAGATCTGCCGCTTCCCAGAACCACCTCCGGCTACAGAGTGACCTTCGCTTCAGTGGGGCGTCCTGTCGAGAAAGGGCCGCTGGAGGGCCTCAGCAGAACACCTTCTCCAAGAGAGAGGAACCCGCTGAGACTCCTCTCTCCTCCAGCCAGACGTCTGTCCTCCACACCGCTGTCCGAGAGCAAACACAGAGCCCACGCCCATCAGGACCTGCACTCTTTCACTCAAG AGCGGCCGAGGACGACCTCTGACCCTGATAGAGCGGCGCTGATGTTTGTGGAGAGGCAGATCTCCCCGATCCCTGCAGGAGAAATGATCTCATCCAGAGACTTCACACACATCAGTCCTCCCAGCAGTCCCAGGATGAAGAGCACCACACGCCACAGCCGCAG TCCACCCAAACTGCAGGAAGTCATATCCAGTTCATCCCAAGAGTCGTCTCCTCAGCCGGAGAAGATCACGCTCCACGATCTCACCGACCCCATACAAC ttgTGTCCACAGATCAGGAGTGTATCCTAGAGAGACTCCAGGACTCGGAGCACCATCAGGAGCAGCAGG ATGAACAGCCatcgtcatcatcatcctcaGACGCAGCCGTAAAGAAAGACGCGCGTGAGGATGAGGAGAAGAGCTGGGAggaggagaggaagaggagagaggagaggaggcagagagagagggaggaggcGCAGGAGAGGGAGGAGCGAGAGCTGGAGAGACTCCAGAGGGAGATG GAGGATCAAAATGAGAAGAGGGACAGTACTGAAGGTCATGTGACATTAACAACCTCAGCGATTGGAGGAGGAACAGATGAGGAAGGTTCGGGAGGAGCCGATGTGGCCAATCCGCTTCAGAAGTACATGATGATGCTCATGCAGGACAAACCGAAGGAGCAG AGCCCAAATAAAGAAGCATCAGAGAACCAGAGTCAAGAGGAGATCCTCCTGTCCGGCAACAATGACCACAG TGTTGGCGTGACGTCACATGAAGAACCGGACGATGACTTTTGGTGA